The window GTAAAAAAACTTCAACTGGAATAACTTCACCGCTTTTAATTCTATGAAATGTCCTAAATCTTTTGTTTGCTAATTCACCTGATTTTAGAGGTTTAATTAGATCTTGAAATTTTTCATAGGGATATTCAGGTTTAATATCATAAGGGTGTAACTCATATAATTCTTCTTCCGAATATCCCATCATTTTAACAGCTCCTTGATTTACGTATCTAAATTGTAAATCATCTTCATTAAATATAAAAATGCAATCATCCGTTTGATCTAAGGTAGTTTTAAAGGTGCTTAGAAATTCATGATTTTTAATATTTTCAGTTATATCAGTTTGAATGGCTATATATTTAATAATATCCCCTTTATCATTAAATACAGGGCTCACATCACAGGATACTATATATTCTAAACCTGATTTTGAATAATTAAGAATAGTTTGATTAAAAGGCTTGCCTGCTAATAATTTTTCTCTAAATGCTTGAATATCTTTTAAATCGGTATTTTCTCCTTGCAAAAAATGCCCTGGTTTCTTACCAAGAACCTCTTCTAATTCATATCCCGTTAAACGTTCGAATGATTTATTTACAAATATGATACATCCATTATCATCAGTTATTACAATTGAATTGGTTGAATTTAATGGAACTAAAGATAATATGTCAGCTTCTTGTTCTTGTAGCTTTCTTTCTGTTATATCTAAATGAGAACCAATGAACCATTCCACCTCACCTGACTTCGTTCTAGAAACTACCTTACCTTTTGTAAGCACCCATCGCCACGTTCCGTTTTTATGGCGCATCCGGATTTCAGTAAAATACTCATTTGTAATTCCACTGAAATAATTACGTGCCTTATTTAAGGCATATTCACCATCATCGGGATGGGTAATATTTAAGAATTTTTCTACTGTTACTGGTTCAAGCTCTTTGAGTGAATATCCTATAATGTTAGCCCACTTTTCATTTACGATTAATTCGTTTGTTTGTATATTCCATTGCCAAATAGCTAAATCTAACTTATTTGAAATCTTATCAATGGATTCATTGATTTCATTTTGATATTGCAGAGCAGCAAGAAAATAAGTTTGATTTTTAAAATCTGTACAACAATAAAAATGAATGGAAATTTTCCCCGAAGAATGAAAAAGTGTTAATTCATTAATGTTTTTATCCGAAGGTTTCTCCTTATTTTTTTTTATTACTTCCTTCGTCAGAACATCTAAAAAATGTCCTTTAACTGTTTCAACTTCATCTAAATTATTTTTTAAAGAAGAGACCAGATGAATAGTTTTAGCTAATTTACTATCTATCAATACCTTATCAGAATCTCCTTGCTCCCAAAAGCAATATCCATCAGTTGCCAAATCATTGATTAAATCAAATACAATTGGATTCTGATTGAGACACTCATAAAGCTTATGTTTCAGCTTCTTCATTAAACCATAATTTATATTAAATATATTAAATTATGAGCAGATAGTACATTTTTATTTTTCTTTTTATTGTCTTAAATTAAGAAAGACTAATTGTTAAAATCATGAAAAATTCACTCAAAATCCCTACTCTTATTTTATTGACTTTTATTTTAAGTGTGCATTTAATAGCACAAGACAAAGTAGAAAATAGACTTGAAGTATCACCCCGTCATCACGAATGGGTAGAATTAGCAGCTGGCGATAAAACTTTGAAATCATTTATAGTATATCCACAAGTTTCTGAACCTGTTAAAGCAGTCATTATCATACATGAAAACAGAGGTTTAACGGACTGGGTAAGAAATTTTGCTGACCAATTGGCAGCGGAAGGTTATATTGCCTTCGCTCCAGATATGTTATCAGATTTTAATGAGGAGTTTAGTCAGACTTCTGATTTCCCATCTTCTGACGATGCAAGAAATGCCATATATGAACTAGATCCAAAATGTGTAAGCTCTTATTTAAACGTTGCATTTAAATATTTAAAAAACTTGCCTGCTGCAAATGGAAGAGTTTCAGTTATTGGTTTTTGCTGGGGTGGTTCCCAATCTTTCCGATATGCTACCAACAATCCTGATTTGAAAGAAGCTTTAGTTTTTTATGGGACGGGTCCTAAAGAAAGTATTAAGTATATGAATATTCAAGCCCCGGTTTATGGTTTTTATGGTGAGAATGATCAAAGAGTTAATTCTACTATAGATGCCTCAAAAAAAGCTATGGACAATTATCAACATATTTTTGACTATGAAATTTATGAAGGTGCTGGACATGCGTATATGCGATCTGGTGATGATCCTGATGGACCCGAAGCAAATATTATGGCTAGAAATAAATCTTGGGAAAGAATGTTAATGATTTTAGGTCAATAAATAAAAAAGGCTGATCTATTTAAAGTAGATCAGCCTTTCTAAATTTATATCAAATCGAATTACATCGCTTCAATTACATTATCTACCTGATTACCGTCTTCATCCACTCTTACAACTTCTTTCAAATTCAACTGCTTTACTCCTTCTAATTGAGTTTCCGCATCACCAACAATGATATAATCCATTTCATCAACATTCATGTATTTATCCATAATGGCTATTATATCTTCTACAGTATATGATTTAAGTTTCTCCTGATTTCTTTTAATAAAATCTTTAGGCAGATCATAAGAAGAGATTTCCTGAAGTACACTTAACTTTTGATTTAAAGTCTCATATTCTCTTGCCTCTTGTCTGATTAAAGCTGTTCTAGCTTTTTCTAATTCAGTTTCATCATAATTGGCCTTATAGTTTTCAATAACTTCAGCAAAAGTCGCAACAGATTGAGGTGTTGTATTCGTTTTTACACTCGCAAAAGCTCCAAATGGGGCTTTTTCATTGCTTGACTGTAAGCTTGAATATGCGCCATAAGTATAGCCTTTTTCTTCCCTTAGTACTTGAAATAATTTACCACCTGAATTTCCGCCTAAACCATAATTCGCAACTGTTAATGGATAATAATCAGGATCTTTTCTAGAAACTGCAAGTCTTTGAACTCTAATAACAGATTGCTTAGCATTAGGAAAATTAGCAAAGTATATTTTCCCTTCACCAGGAACTTCTTTCATTTCATAAGTAGGCATTTCTACTTCTTTTGAAGCCCATTTTTCATTCAATCCATTCAATGCATTTTTAACATCTTCTTGAGAAACACTTCCTGCTACTTGGAAACCTGTTACATTTGGTGCGAAATTATCCGCATAAAAGGCTTTAAGGTCAT is drawn from Marivirga arenosa and contains these coding sequences:
- a CDS encoding dienelactone hydrolase family protein gives rise to the protein MKNSLKIPTLILLTFILSVHLIAQDKVENRLEVSPRHHEWVELAAGDKTLKSFIVYPQVSEPVKAVIIIHENRGLTDWVRNFADQLAAEGYIAFAPDMLSDFNEEFSQTSDFPSSDDARNAIYELDPKCVSSYLNVAFKYLKNLPAANGRVSVIGFCWGGSQSFRYATNNPDLKEALVFYGTGPKESIKYMNIQAPVYGFYGENDQRVNSTIDASKKAMDNYQHIFDYEIYEGAGHAYMRSGDDPDGPEANIMARNKSWERMLMILGQ